In Brachypodium distachyon strain Bd21 chromosome 5, Brachypodium_distachyon_v3.0, whole genome shotgun sequence, the genomic window TAGGCCAGCTTTCAAGTTTACATCCCAAAGTTTGAGAAAAAGGTCTAACAGTATCATCATCCAAATTGATGCAGTACAAGTCACTTTTATGAAAGTTTATTTTCATGCCTGACAGTTGTTCAAAAAGAGATAAGAACCACTTTAGATTTCTGGCTTTGTGTATGTCATTGTCTAAGAAGAGAAGAgtgtcatctgcatattgcagACTAACCACTCCCCCAGTCTGGGCAGCAGGGAACATTCCAGAAATCAGATCATTGGCAACAGCTTTGGTTAGAATTTTAGTAAACACATCTGCTACCAAGTTAAAAAGAATTGGGGAGAGAGGGTCCCCCTGCCTCAGTCCCCTGCTAGTTGCAAAAAAAGGACTATCACAATCATTGATTCTGACTCCAAAAGATCCTCTAAGGAGAAGACAGTCCATCCATTGGAGCCACAGAGGGGAGAAACCTCTCTGTTTGAGAAAAGATCTAAGAAATGAAATATCAACTCTGTCATAAACTTTTTCATAATCAAGTTTGAGGATAAGTCCAGGAGAAGAGCTGATGTGGGCCTCATGGATAATCTCATGAGCAGACACCACACTCTCCAAGATATATCTCCCTTTTAAGAAGGCAGTTTGGTTAGGGCTAATAATCTTGTTAGCACAAGGGCTAATCCTATTTGTACAGGCTTTGGAGAAAATTTTGAAACTACAGTTGGTGAAGGCAATGGGTCTGTATTTCTTAACACTGGTAGCATCATTCTCTTTAGGAATTAAAGTGATCATAGAGAAATTTAATCTATGAAGATCCAAAGTACCAGCTTCAAACTTAGAAAACAGAGCCattaaatcaaatttaatgGTATCCCAGAATTTCTGATAGAACAGAAAGGGGAAACCATCAGGACCAGGGGCCCCTTCAGCATAAGAGCTGAACACAGCCATTTTAATCTCCTCCTCAGAAAACTTTTGTGTAAGGAGATTTTCCTCTACAGAGATTTTCTCCTCCTTAGACCAAAAGTCGTGGGAAAGGGAAATGTCCAGGGAAGGTTCAGAGTTAAACAAGGTTTTGTAGTAATCTACAGCAATCTGCAAAATCCCATTGGTATCCTGTACCAAACCATTGGGTCCCTCTAAAGAGAgaatccttttctttcttttcctctgaTTAGCAACAGCATGAAAGTACTTTGTGTTTTTATCACCTTCCAAAATGTCCCTTTTTCTGGATCTATGTCTGGCTTTGATTTTCTCTTTGTACCAAATATCATTCAGTTCCTTCCTGATTTCCTTAAGTCTGAGAATTTCCACAGGCAGAAGCACCTGGGGGTTTCTACCATGATATCAAGACAGGTGTGTTCGACAGTGAGGGATTGTTTTAGTTTCGTTTGGGCAGAGTCTACATTGGCATTCCAGCCCCTGAGGAATTTTCTAAGCCTTCTAATCTTAAACTGCCAGATCTCTAGAGGATCAACAGAGGGCAGAGTAAATTTCAATTATCAGCAACTAACTGGGTGAAGTTAGGGATTTGGAACCACCACTTTTCAAATCTAAAGGGTTTTTTTGAAGAAGGTTGGCCAGAACCCAGTTCCAAAAGGAGAGGGGTGTGATCACTGATGGCCCTAGAAAGGACAGACAGGGAAGAGAGGGGGAAGTCCAGCAGGTGGTAACCACGACCCTATCAATAGCAGCCATAATGACATTATCTTGGTTATTGCCCCAAGTAAATTTCCTATTGGCAAGTTTAATTTCCATCAGAGCATGAGCATTGATCCAATCACTGAATTTATCAGCCCATCTCTGATGAATATTTCCATTATTTTTATCAGTGGCAAATCTAATAACGTTAAAATCCCCACCTACTATAGTAGGTAAGGAAGTATGACAGAAAAGATTATGTAGTTCATCTAAAAACTCCTGTTTGTGGTCCTCATAGCTAGAGCAATAAACAGAGATAAAATTCCAATGGAAGCCATCAGTCTTGGTTTTAACAGAGGCCAAGATGTAATAGGATCTAATGTCCCAAGAAATAATATCAAACATGTCAGAATTAATACCAACAAGGATCCCCTGCAGTTCCCACTGCAGGGAGCCAGTTCCAAAGAAAGTTACCATAATTGGTAAGGGATTCCAGGAACTGAGGAGTGTAAACAGATTTTTTAGTTTCAGACAAACCAATGAGATCAGTGAGTTTTTGCTTAATTGGGTCTTTGACGCGGACGGGCTAGTCTCGTCCCACTTGCACCCCTAGGCTGAATGAGTAATTGACATTTCAATTGGTGGATAGATAAATTTACTGGACGGAAGGCTGACATGAGGCCTTTGTGGGCCAGACTCCGTCACTCCGTGGAGACCTGACGAGGTCACGGCGTGATGGTGTGCTAATTTCCCTACTTTCATTAAAAAATTGCTTGATTGGGTGTTAGCGTGCGATGACGCGGGGCCCTTATTTGGATTACGTGCTACTTTTGCATGCGGCCTGAAAAATCTAGTGTACTGCATTTGCTAGAGAGAAGAGGCTAATTACACTGCGTTTGGATGTTTGTATTCAGAGCCAGAATCATGAATTGGTATTCGGATGGCTGAATTCAGCTGTTTGGGTGGCCTCGGTATTGACGGCTGGAAACGTTCCCGAATTCCGAGCTCCCCGCCCGCCCACCTACGCGAGCCAGCACTCAATTCCGAGCCCTCCAGCTCTGTATTCGCAGAATTGCTCCGCTCGCTGGTTACCGGTTCGTTCTCCCctggaaaaaaagagaagcacTCGCCGCTCGCTGCTGCATTTGGGGAAGAGGAAGCGCGACCACCGGCAGACCTCGGGGCAGGCGGTGCTCGTGGCGCTGCCTATCTCCGATGCCACTCTCCTCTCGCACTCGCCGGCGTTGCTCGCACTCAGCCcctccttccttctcctccagcCGCCTCCACCGGGTCCTCAACCGTCGCGGGCTCCCCGCCGGCGTCGcagctccccttcctcctcccctccttgTCGTGCTCCTCGAGCTACCAGCGCTGCTGCTGGCTACACATCGACCTTGTACAGAGGGAACTAGGGAAGGAGCTGTCGAGGTATGGGAAGGAGAGCGGCGGACACGGGCGCACGGCGGTGTGGGAAGTTGATGGATGCTGGTGAAGGGAGGCCGGAGGCCACGCTCATTCGGTGGCAGCCGGTGATTTCAGATCAGGATATGGATGGGGACGGGACGGGGACGAGACTCTGACGTGAGAATGCAATTCAATACATTGGCCATCCAAACACAACGTAGAATTGGTTGGTCTTCTCATACTCCAACTACTGAATACATGtacatccaaacaaaagaATTGAATTGCGGTCCATTTCAATGCCTCGGTGGATTTGGTATTCCAGCCCAATTCAATTCCGTGGGTTGAATTCAGacatccaaacaaagcctTAAAGGAATTTATTTTGGCTCTAATCCTATCACACGCTCTTGTTTTTGCACGAGAACTAAATAAAACAAGCTGGGTTCATTAATTTGACAGCtgttggagaatacaatgcaaacttttagagtgttctcaatattacaagaaagaagacattattatggaatactctagaatataaaataaataaaagagggaactttctagtgtttagatatgcatgaagaattatgtagaagctttggaatactctagaataggagtttaaaataaataaataggaaatCTTTTAGTACctagatatttatgtagaagtATGTGGAAGGatttagatattttgtatcaatggctaagattttgacacatgtcaaagatccaatggccatgtagtcctataaatagaggcccttgcctcacaccttgtgtagtagagaataagaaagtgaagaaggtggagaacaaggtgtgagcaagtgtaaggtgtgtatgctctctcttgtactaatattcctaaagcaatatagtactaatttgttcatataagtctcccggttaggccttgttatttttaagtacttagtgcatataagttgtgatttaacgtgagcggattcgcccggaatcacaatggtcttgtttcaacgtgagtggcatagccgtccggattcaagacttgctttaacgtGAGTGGTTCTGTCGCCCGGAAGCTTGCACTGagtaagtagaaataaaaagggactaatcaactacaccaaaATAGTTGGTACAGATGAATAGGCTCTCTCGTAGTGTGTTAGGTCCACCTCGAATTCTCTACGACAGCTGATAGTAGATGTTCCCTGGCAAAGAGGATTCTTGAGTCTTCGATGCCTTTTTTACTGATCGAGCATGGTCCAGGCGGGCCCTATCAAGCTTTTTGTCAGCTGATAGACACATTCCGCCTTGTGAGATGGCCTAATGGCCTTTCCGCCTTTTCAGATAGCCTGTCCGCCAACGAAGATAGCATTTTTGTCATGCCATTTTTGACATTATGTTTTGGAGGAGGCCATTTCTGACAATTTTATTGCTCAGGGGGCTGAATGGGCAAAAAAATCTTCCCTCCCATCCCCGGTGCTGATGCTGCCATGCTGCTCCGGTCCCACGGCCGGTAACTCCGCGAGCGTCACATCGCCTCAACCTCAACCACTCAGGAGCAGGGCAGGACAATGGCGCCGCTCCAAAGTCCAAAAGCGCCCGTGTCCTCCTAGTGTCCAAAAATTCCACGAGAAACAACGCAAGGCAAAAAGCTGCCGCGTCCAACCTACCTCGACGCCCGCCAAAAAATCCTGCAGAGCCCACTGCTGAGTGCTGACACGACGGTGGAAAAGCACATGTCAACCGGTCGCCTCCTACGTAGATCCGCGCTGTCTAGTTCATCTGAGTATCTGACACTGCCTTGaccaacaacagcagcagtgcATAGTTCCCAGTCTAACTCGTTCGGCGgccactcactcactcactctccCCCCTCCTGTTTGCACTCGCACAGTATCACTGCTGCAATTCGCTGGCCAGGCCGGCGTTGCATCCCTCCatggcaaccgccgccgcctactgCCTACCCCTCTTCTTGCTCCTCCTACCGCCTCTGATCATCGCCGCACcctcggcggcagcggcaggacCAGAGCTGCAGCCACAGCCACAGGACCTCCTGCTGAGCTTCAAGGCCGCCCTGCGAGACCCATCCGGCGCCCTCGCCTCCTGGTCCCTCTCCACGCCCTACTGCAACTGGCCACACATCACCTGCacggcctcctcttcctcttcctccgtcGTCTCCATCGCCGTTTCTCTTCAAGGTTTAGGCCTCTCGGGCGACATCGACGCCGCCTCGCTCTGCCGCGTGCCGGGCCTGTCCCACCTCAGCCTCGCCTCCAACGCCTTCAACACGACCGTCCCGCTGCAGCTCTCGCGCTGCGCCTCGCTCGTCTCCCTCAACCTCAGCTCCGCCGCCTTCTGGGGCCCGCTGCCGGAGCAGCTCGCGGCGGGGCTCCCCCCCTCGCTGGCCTCGCTCGACCTCAGCGGCAACGACATCGAGGGCCCCGTGCCTCCGGGCCTCGCCGCGCTCGGGGCCGCCCTCCAGGTGCTCGACCTGGGCCGCAACCGCCTCTCCGGGGTGCTCCACCCGGCTCTGTTCCGCAACCTGACAGGCCTTCACTACCTCGACCTGTCCGGGAACCAGTTCCTGGAgtccccgctgccgccggagctcggGAAGATGGGGAACCTCAGGTGGCTCTTCTTGCAGGGGTCGGGATTTACCGGCGCGATCCCCGAGACTTTCCTTGCGTTGGAGCAGCTGGAGGCACTCGATTTGTCCATGAACGGCTTGACCGGAGCGATTCCTCGGGGATTCGGCCGCAAGTTCCAGAAGCTGCTTTCTCTGGATTTGTCCCGGAATGGCTTCTCTGGCCCGTTCCCGGACGGGGTCGAGAAGTGCGTGATGCTGCAGAGGTTCCAGGTGCATGACAACGCGttcaccggcgagctccccgCCGGCCTGTGGTCGCTGCCGGATTTGCAGGTCATCCGCGCCGAGAACAACCGGTTCTCTGGCCGGTTGCCCGAGTTCCCCGGTGAGGTGTCTCGGCTCGAGCAGGTTCAGGTTGACAACAACAGCTTCTCCGGTGGGCTGCCTCTGACCATCGGCATGATCCGCACCATGTACCGGTTTTCCGCATCTCTGAACAAGCTAAGCGGCGTATTGCCCGACAACCTCTGTGACTCGCCGGTGATGAGCATTATCAATATCTCCCACAATGCGCTCTCCGGTTCGATCCCAGAGTTCAGGAACTGCAAGAGGCTGGTGTCGCTCCATCTGTCCAGCAACGGCCTCACCGGGCCGATACCGACATCTCTGGGGGCCTTGCCGGTGCTGACGTACATTGACCTGTCCAGCAATGGCCTCACCGGTGCCATTCCAGCAAATCTCCAGAACCTGAAGCTTGCATTGCTCAATGTCTCGTACAACCGGCTCTCTGGCCCTGTGCCGCAAGAGCTGATCTCCGGTCTTCCTGCCGTGTTTCTCCAAGGGAACCCTGGGCTATGCGGTCCCGGATTGTCAAACAATTGCGTTGTGCCATTGAGAAAGCATCGGTGGCTAGCATTGGCTGCAACCGTGGCATCATTCATCACTGGAGCAATGCTGCTGGCTATAGGAGCTTTTGCAGTCTATAGGAGGTTATATGGCAAAAGGCCCTCCCCATGGAAACTGGTGCTCTTTCAGCCGATCAAGATAACCGGAGAGGAATTGTTCTCCGCGTTCCACGACAAGAATGTGATTGGTAGGGGGGCATTTGGAAATGTCTATCTGATCGTGCTACAAGATGGGCAAAAAGTTGCAGTGAAACGGCTGGTCTGTTCAGACAAGCTAACATTCAGACAAGTAAAGAGTGAGATGAATGTCTTGGCAAAAATCCGGCACAAGAATATTGCCAAGATAACAGGCTTCTGCTACTCGGAAGGAGAGGTCAGCGTCATTTATGAATACTTTCAGAAAGGAAGCTTACAAGATATGATTTACGCACCGAAATTCACGTTGGGGTGGAAAGACAGGCTAAAGATTGCGCTGGGAGTAGCTCAGGGATTGGTGTACCTTCACCATGATTATACCCCTCGCGTGCTGCATCGTGATCTGAAGTCGAGCAATGTGCTACTTGCCAATGAATTTGAAATTGAACCCAGGGTTGCAGGATTTGGGATTCCTTGTTTCGTTGGGGAAAAGGTCTACCGGTCTTCCTTGTATTCGGACGTGAATCAAAAGTGCTATATCGCGCCAGGTATGCATTCTTGTAACTGAACCCGTACAGTCAGGTCTGAAATGCCTACATCTCCAGTACATATATTCAGAAGCATTTTGT contains:
- the LOC100835384 gene encoding probably inactive leucine-rich repeat receptor-like protein kinase At5g06940, yielding MATAAAYCLPLFLLLLPPLIIAAPSAAAAGPELQPQPQDLLLSFKAALRDPSGALASWSLSTPYCNWPHITCTASSSSSSVVSIAVSLQGLGLSGDIDAASLCRVPGLSHLSLASNAFNTTVPLQLSRCASLVSLNLSSAAFWGPLPEQLAAGLPPSLASLDLSGNDIEGPVPPGLAALGAALQVLDLGRNRLSGVLHPALFRNLTGLHYLDLSGNQFLESPLPPELGKMGNLRWLFLQGSGFTGAIPETFLALEQLEALDLSMNGLTGAIPRGFGRKFQKLLSLDLSRNGFSGPFPDGVEKCVMLQRFQVHDNAFTGELPAGLWSLPDLQVIRAENNRFSGRLPEFPGEVSRLEQVQVDNNSFSGGLPLTIGMIRTMYRFSASLNKLSGVLPDNLCDSPVMSIINISHNALSGSIPEFRNCKRLVSLHLSSNGLTGPIPTSLGALPVLTYIDLSSNGLTGAIPANLQNLKLALLNVSYNRLSGPVPQELISGLPAVFLQGNPGLCGPGLSNNCVVPLRKHRWLALAATVASFITGAMLLAIGAFAVYRRLYGKRPSPWKLVLFQPIKITGEELFSAFHDKNVIGRGAFGNVYLIVLQDGQKVAVKRLVCSDKLTFRQVKSEMNVLAKIRHKNIAKITGFCYSEGEVSVIYEYFQKGSLQDMIYAPKFTLGWKDRLKIALGVAQGLVYLHHDYTPRVLHRDLKSSNVLLANEFEIEPRVAGFGIPCFVGEKVYRSSLYSDVNQKCYIAPEENFTKNPTNLMDVYSFGVILLELVTGRPAEQLASKDSSDIVRWVRRRINLVDGASQILDPNISHTAQQGMQAALELAVRCTSVKPDQRPDITEVFRLLQALYFSATMP